A stretch of Fusarium fujikuroi IMI 58289 draft genome, chromosome FFUJ_chr10 DNA encodes these proteins:
- a CDS encoding related to prenyl cysteine carboxyl methyltransferase translates to MSCFKPPNEVPRDGWKQDSLGTYASPTAARIRRVLAVSVGVFHALIAIGYGDSSLVCPHPENINSELFSWNSYTLACLSMIIVIGGPLRLTAFAQLGKNFTFQLGPPDTLMTDGIYRYIQHPGYTGQIVVLVVNLALFLRWDGAFGCWIPHGFRSAISGWGLIFCLVLVFGILRRLMMRVKDEEKMLKETFGEKWVAWSRVTARFIPGVV, encoded by the coding sequence ATGTCCTGCTTCAAGCCGCCCAACGAGGTTCCACGTGACGGCTGGAAGCAAGACAGTCTCGGAACATACGCCAGCCCGACAGCAGCACGAATCCGACGAGTGCTTGCTGTCAGCGTCGGAGTTTTCCACGCCCTCATCGCTATAGGCTACGGTGATTCCAGCCTCGTATGTCCTCATCCGGAGAACATAAACTCGGAGCTGTTCAGCTGGAATTCATACACACTGGCTTGTCTCTCGATGATCATTGTCATCGGCGGACCACTTCGGCTCACGGCCTTTGCTCAACTTGGAAAGAACTTCACTTTCCAACTTGGACCACCTGACACTTTGATGACGGATGGTATTTATCGATATATCCAACATCCTGGCTACACGGGACAAATTGTGGTCTTGGTCGTCAACCTCGCACTGTTCTTGCGCTGGGACGGCGCATTCGGTTGCTGGATTCCTCATGGCTTTCGATCGGCAATCAGCGGCTGGGGCCTGATCTTTTGCTTGGTTCTCGTGTTTGGAATTCTGCGAAGACTTATGATGAGggtgaaggatgaggagaaaATGTTAAAGGAGACATTTGGCGAGAAATGGGTTGCATGGAGTCGGGTCACCGCGCGCTTCATCCCGGGCGTCGTTTAA
- a CDS encoding probable general amino acid permease, with product MTASLEKADGDENISTTVADHAVVTMQQTRRGLSPRHVQLMTIAGGIGVGLFVGVGGVLSKAGPLPLIIGYLIYGLGFIWPTMLNVAEMVAWLPIRGSIYELASRFVDPALGFAMGWTYFYAGAMLVCTEYSAVATVMQYWNTDINPAVWIAIALSVCYFMNMVAVRWYGEAEFVMGSTKILLILGLIMATFVTMVGGNPHHDAYGFRNWKNGDMAHEYYAEGATGIFLSICICVRYAVFTIGGPDIISLSAGEIRNPRKTIPKVAKLIVGRILFFYVVGILAVGIICNSRDPRLLGAIENGEAGAAASPWVLGLLRLDIRGFLPGLINFLILLSGWSCGNAYLYSSSRTLYSLAQDGQAPKIFLRCTKSGVPWVCVTAVTAISLLSFLVASNGASEVFSWFLDLTTVALVVNFTAMTWVFIGWRRALKAQGITRQGENNFKKSLFKRNSGRQPVPGIVFPFTAPCASWTPYLCLFIGGSTSLFIGFDIFQPWSLKGFITSYFGLAWFFFMFIFWKVFKRTKFVTPATVDIFADGKKQAVDEECRFWEEGFGDEAERDVLAKKHVVVRTWARFWGG from the exons ATGACTGCCTCGCTTGAGAAAGCAGATGGCGACGAGAACATCTCGACAACTGTCGCTGATCATGCCGTCGTCACTATGCAACAAACTCGCAGAGGCCTATCGCCTCGCCATGTTCAGCTCATGACCATTGCCGGCGGCATCGGTGTTGGTCTCTTCGTCGGCGTCGGCGGAGTCTTGTCCAAAGCTGGTCCATTgcctctcatcatcggatACCTCATCTACGGTCTCGGCTTCATTTGGCCTACCATGTTGAATGTGGCCGAGATGGTAGCATGGCTTCCGATTCGCGGTTCAATCTACGAACTAGCCTCCCGATTTGTAGATCCAGCTCTTGGATTTGCAATGGGATGGACATACTTCTACGCGGGAGCCATGTTGGTCTGCACTGAATACTCTGCTGTTGCAACTGTCATGCAATACTGGAATACCGACATCAACCCTGCCGTCTGGATCGCCATAGCTTTGTCTGTGTGCTACTTCATGAATATGGTCGCTGTTAG ATGGTATGGCGAAGCCGAGTTTGTCATGGGCTCCACCAAGATTCTCTTGATTCTCGGTCTTATCATGGCGACCTTTGTCACCATGGTTGGCGGCAACCCTCATCACGATGCCTACGGCTTCCGGAACTGGAAAAATGGAGACATGGCCCATGAATATTACGCTGAAGGAGCCACTGGCATTTTTCTCAGTATCTGCATTTGTGTGCGATACGCCGTCTTCACAATTGGAGGCCCGGATATCATCTCCCTCTCGGCGGGCGAGATCCGAAACCCACGCAAGACGATTCCCAAAGTTGCCAAATTGATAGTCGGTCGAATTCTGTTCTTCTACGTTGTCGGAATCCTTGCCGTTGGCATCATATGCAACTCGCGTGATCCTCGCCTTCTGGGAGCGATCGAGAACGGCGAAGCTGGCGCAGCGGCATCTCCCTGGGTGCTGGGTCTTCTCCGTCTCGACATCAGAGGGTTTCTTCCTGGACTTATCAACTTTCTCATCTTGCTGTCTGGATGGTCTTGCGGAAATGCGTATTTATACTCGTCTAGCCGAACTCTATACTCACTTGCTCAAGACGGACAAGCACCCAAAATCTTCTTGAGATGCACCAAGTCTGGTGTGCCATGGGTATGTGTCACAGCAGTGACTGCTATATCTCTTCTGTCCTTCTTGGTAGCCTCCAATGGTGCGAGTGAGGTCTTCTCCTGGTTCCTGGACCTCACTACTGTCGCACTGGTTGTAAACTTCACGGCCATGACATGGGTGTTCATCGGATGGCGTCGAGCCCTCAAAGCTCAGGGTATCACTCGCCAAGGCGAaaacaacttcaagaagTCACTCTTCAAGAGAAACTCGGGTAGGCAACCTGTCCCAGGTATTGTGTTTCCCTTCACTGCCCCGTGTGCATCATGGACTCCCTACCTATGTCTGTTCATTGGAGGCTCCACATCTCTCTTTATTGGATTCGACATCTTCCAGCCTTGGTCTCTGAAGGGCTTCATCACAAGTTACTTTGGTCTCGCCTGGTTCTTCTTTATGTTCATTTTCTGGAAGGTCTTCAAGCGAACCAAGTTTGTTACACCTGCCACCGTCGACATCTTCGCCGATGGCAAGAAACAGGCCGTGGATGAGGAGTGTCGTTTCTGGGAGGAGGGATTTGGCGATGAAGCTGAGAGGGATGTGTTGGCTAAGAAACATGTTGTTGTCAGAACTTGGGCTCGTTTCTGGGGTGGCTAA